The Porites lutea chromosome 4, jaPorLute2.1, whole genome shotgun sequence genome contains a region encoding:
- the LOC140935875 gene encoding somatostatin receptor type 1-like, with protein MNVSQRETHHTDRTDIILTVLYGIVILSGIVGNSLVIAVVWRTRSMHTATNYLLVNLAASDIFVLLWCPNTYNYAVTLPDNKLGNYLCRFFLGDAVDTLCLGVTLFTLTVLAAERYQALVTPMRTKYTLNKQSVSYAIAATWILSLAISIPDFIFTHIDTTNGKCVSPFSPEANDVKATYVALAISLYILLPLVVITFCYVQILRGMFITHTICAGPTNRNSEKRKLAVLLIAVTVVFYLLFLPFAIFMLHVAFSKQSGGHNSSDAEVIVLKILTFLIVTNSSLNPILYAFQSGNYRRGFRTLFSRGNAVAPLENSATSAAYIDLQRIQRITVVNS; from the coding sequence ATGAATGTCTCGCAACGAGAAACGCACCATACAGACCGAACGGACATAATATTGACAGTTCTGTACGGGATCGTTATTTTAAGCGGCATCGTAGGGAACTCGCTGGTGATCGCAGTTGTATGGAGAACAAGATCAATGCACACGGCTACGAATTACCTCCTTGTTAACTTGGCAGCAAGTGATATTTTCGTGTTGTTGTGGTGCCCGAACACGTACAATTACGCTGTGACTTTACCGGATAATAAACTTGGCAATTATTTATGCAGGTTTTTCCTCGGGGATGCCGTGGATACTCTCTGTCTTGGAGTTACATTGTTTACGCTCACTGTTCTCGCGGCTGAACGCTATCAGGCTCTTGTCACGCCGATGAGAACGAAATACACTCTGAACAAACAAAGCGTGAGCTATGCCATCGCAGCCACATGGATACTCTCACTTGCGATTAGCATTCCAGATTTCATTTTCACTCACATCGACACAACAAACGGAAAATGCGTCTCGCCATTTAGCCCAGAAGCTAACGATGTCAAAGCTACGTACGTTGCTTTAGCAATTAGTTTATACATCCTTTTACCGCTTGTAGTGATAACTTTCTGTTACGTTCAAATTTTACGAGGTATGTTCATCACGCACACAATCTGTGCAGGCCCTACGAATAGAAACTCCGAAAAAAGGAAACTCGCCGTTCTATTAATAGCAGTAACTGTGGTATTTTATCTGCTTTTCCTACCATTTGCAATATTTATGTTGCATGTAGCTTTTTCAAAACAGTCTGGAGGACACAATTCAAGCGATGCAGAAGTAATAGTGCTTAAAATCTTGACTTTTCTCATAGTGACAAATAGTTCTCTAAATCCAATACTTTATGCCTTTCAAAGTGGAAATTATCGGAGGGGTTTTAGAACTTTATTTTCTCGAGGTAATGCCGTCGCACCTCTAGAGAACAGTGCTACTTCAGCGGCCTATATAGACCTTCAACGAATTCAACGCATCACTGTTGTAAATAGCTAA